A part of bacterium genomic DNA contains:
- a CDS encoding cyclase family protein: MIIDLSLPLSPIGPEHDQPKIGYTDHKKGAFLLGLAGLLYKKEGVLKRLFLWLIGKYRIKANEWPEGLGLAFEEVKMDTHAGTHLDAPWHFGPNTEGKPSKTIDEIPLEWCFSDGVVLDLRHKEPGSLIMPKDIEDSLNKINYEIKPYDIVLIMTGADKLHPDKRYLKDYPGMSREATLYLIEKGVKIIGTDSVGFDRGWGVMFSEYIEKRDKNLLWPAHFAGREREYCHIEKMANFDKIPKPFGFKIACFPIRIEKASAGWCRAVAII, from the coding sequence ATGATTATTGACTTAAGCTTGCCACTTTCTCCCATTGGCCCTGAGCATGATCAGCCAAAGATAGGTTATACAGACCACAAAAAGGGTGCATTCCTTCTTGGTCTGGCTGGTTTGCTTTATAAAAAAGAGGGTGTCTTAAAAAGGCTATTTCTTTGGCTTATTGGAAAATATAGGATAAAAGCAAATGAATGGCCAGAGGGATTAGGACTTGCCTTTGAGGAGGTAAAGATGGACACCCACGCAGGAACGCATCTTGATGCACCCTGGCACTTTGGACCAAATACAGAGGGAAAGCCATCAAAGACAATTGACGAGATTCCTTTAGAATGGTGCTTTTCTGATGGTGTTGTCTTAGATTTAAGGCACAAAGAGCCTGGCTCTCTCATTATGCCCAAAGACATTGAAGATAGCCTAAATAAAATAAACTATGAAATCAAGCCATATGACATTGTTCTTATTATGACCGGGGCTGATAAGCTCCATCCAGATAAAAGATACCTTAAAGATTATCCTGGGATGAGCAGGGAGGCAACATTGTATTTGATAGAAAAGGGGGTAAAAATTATTGGGACAGATTCGGTTGGATTTGACAGGGGATGGGGTGTAATGTTCTCTGAGTATATAGAAAAGAGGGATAAGAATCTTCTTTGGCCCGCACACTTTGCCGGAAGAGAAAGGGAATATTGCCACATAGAAAAGATGGCAAATTTTGATAAGATTCCAAAACCCTTTGGCTTTAAGATCGCCTGCTTTCCCATAAGGATAGAAAAAGCATCGGCTGGTTGGTGCCGGGCTGTGGCAATAATATGA
- a CDS encoding diguanylate cyclase, whose protein sequence is MANDSSELFRFLSHFEEVSQFCLKSLGCKLHIIFSDGEGLKQKEDANPLCQYLTSTIDGQTRCFSSYKRGCFLKEESPPFIFTCPLGLINLIFPLAVKTKPSCYIMVGPIFVKEKRELLLKYAKEIGIERKKIEQGLLSLKTITELELSSLFSLSRFVIAPLIHEIKENYELFLRAGEFIKREELIRIDNITGLHNRLYLINRLPEEMSRATRKKEDLSLILFRFDQFQSMIDIHGEKIRDTVLKETAEILLKFTRKEDVLVRGRDDEFLLLLFATDQNQAMVLGKMIIERKGEIKGKPVFWRSEVEIFPQNLIKAKQTKGPIPNMEIEWQFEEKEKKTEIVLIHKFRHKILIIGDLIAGIFVKKMADETLKAIKKRVENG, encoded by the coding sequence ATGGCTAATGATTCATCAGAGCTTTTTAGGTTTTTAAGTCATTTTGAGGAGGTCTCTCAATTTTGCCTAAAAAGCCTTGGCTGTAAACTCCACATCATATTTTCTGATGGAGAGGGTTTGAAACAAAAGGAGGATGCAAATCCTTTATGCCAATACCTAACCTCTACAATAGATGGACAAACAAGGTGTTTTTCCTCATACAAGAGGGGATGCTTTTTAAAAGAAGAATCCCCTCCATTCATATTTACCTGCCCCTTAGGCCTTATAAACCTCATATTCCCTTTGGCGGTTAAAACAAAACCCTCTTGCTATATTATGGTTGGTCCAATCTTTGTTAAGGAGAAAAGGGAATTGCTCTTAAAATATGCCAAAGAAATAGGCATTGAAAGGAAAAAAATAGAGCAGGGGCTTTTATCCTTAAAGACAATAACAGAATTAGAGCTTTCTTCCCTCTTTTCCCTATCAAGGTTTGTTATAGCCCCCTTAATTCATGAGATAAAGGAAAACTATGAGCTATTCTTAAGGGCAGGTGAATTTATAAAAAGGGAGGAGCTTATAAGGATAGATAACATAACAGGCTTACACAATAGACTATACCTTATCAACAGGCTACCAGAAGAAATGAGCAGGGCAACAAGGAAAAAGGAGGACTTGTCTTTAATCCTCTTTCGCTTTGACCAATTTCAATCAATGATAGACATCCATGGTGAAAAGATAAGGGATACAGTACTTAAGGAAACAGCGGAGATATTGCTTAAATTTACAAGAAAAGAGGATGTCTTGGTAAGGGGAAGGGATGATGAATTTCTTCTTTTATTATTCGCTACAGACCAAAATCAGGCTATGGTTCTTGGAAAAATGATTATAGAAAGAAAGGGAGAGATTAAAGGAAAGCCTGTATTTTGGAGGTCAGAGGTTGAGATATTCCCCCAAAATCTTATCAAGGCAAAGCAGACCAAAGGGCCAATTCCAAATATGGAGATAGAATGGCAATTTGAAGAAAAAGAGAAAAAGACAGAGATTGTTCTTATCCATAAATTTAGGCATAAAATCCTTATAATCGGCGATTTAATAGCAGGGATATTTGTCAAAAAAATGGCAGATGAAACCCTTAAGGCAATAAAAAAGAGGGTTGAAAATGGCTAA
- a CDS encoding ROK family protein, with protein MQLGIDIGATKTRIGEIDEARIIKAYQEKTEKEKIASQIISLINRSDISKIKAIGIAIAGQIKDGIILSSPNIGIKNLNLYKILKEHFNIPCIIENDCNCQTMGEYIYGAGKGIKTLIGIFIGTGIGGGIIIDGRLIKGSEIGHIVIDINGAKCGCGRKGCFEAIASGIALERYAKEAGFKEGSASFIEKEARAGNKKAGDLIENLGNFIGIGTTNLINILNPDAVILGGGVIEGCSGLVEIVRQFVKKGALFPCIIKKASLGSNSGIIGSAFLAKKCLQI; from the coding sequence ATGCAGCTTGGAATAGATATTGGTGCTACAAAAACAAGGATAGGAGAGATAGATGAGGCAAGGATAATAAAGGCATATCAGGAAAAAACAGAAAAAGAGAAGATTGCAAGCCAAATTATAAGCCTTATAAATAGATCTGATATATCAAAGATAAAGGCAATAGGCATAGCTATAGCTGGACAAATAAAGGATGGAATTATTCTTTCTTCGCCAAACATAGGAATAAAGAACCTTAACCTTTATAAAATCCTAAAAGAACATTTTAATATTCCCTGCATCATTGAGAATGATTGTAATTGCCAAACAATGGGAGAATATATCTATGGAGCAGGGAAGGGAATAAAGACTTTGATTGGAATATTTATAGGAACAGGGATTGGAGGTGGAATAATTATAGATGGAAGGCTTATAAAAGGCTCTGAGATTGGACACATCGTAATTGATATAAATGGTGCAAAATGTGGATGTGGAAGGAAGGGTTGTTTTGAGGCGATTGCATCTGGGATTGCATTGGAAAGGTATGCAAAGGAGGCTGGTTTTAAAGAAGGCTCTGCCTCTTTCATTGAAAAGGAAGCAAGGGCTGGAAATAAAAAGGCAGGGGATTTAATAGAAAATCTTGGGAATTTTATTGGCATTGGAACAACAAACCTTATAAATATCTTAAACCCCGATGCTGTAATCTTGGGAGGTGGTGTAATTGAAGGATGCTCAGGGCTTGTTGAAATTGTAAGGCAATTTGTCAAAAAAGGGGCATTGTTTCCCTGTATTATTAAAAAGGCAAGTTTAGGGTCTAATTCTGGAATAATTGGTTCTGCTTTCCTTGCAAAAAAATGCTTGCAAATTTAA
- a CDS encoding outer membrane protein transport protein, translating into MKKCLLFGLLANLCFAGGYEFGGLGARPIGMGGAFIGLADDWSAIYWNPAGLCSLSERGAGSYLEYASIKGKDGNSVKNALPELFAYSWEKASFNKKDIKTSALLPSFGFWQKLSGWTLGEGLYIPNGNAIDWEDTINDGTGTAKAEYHTMLFVSVGNLSLAKEINDNLSIGCGLNLLYGKLELEAKKDYSAPPPFDYSLSSKMEGDGCGLEGVIGFLLKASDKISIGGVLRSGSILELKGEGEGSFQSAILPGTGSEKSKYTQRFSYPLTCGLGIAYRLTPKITITSDWARTGWNSMEEDVDFELDTGSGTSKLLMDRDKSLNWSNTDRFRVGIEYNLNNNWTLRTGFYSDPSPVPKDGVDITKIIDVNVRFITLGASYKRNDFGIDFCYANASGKETLEGIEYEEKGTAIGISGSYKF; encoded by the coding sequence ATGAAGAAATGTCTTTTGTTTGGGCTTCTAGCAAATCTTTGTTTTGCGGGAGGGTATGAGTTTGGAGGGTTAGGTGCAAGGCCAATTGGAATGGGAGGGGCATTTATTGGTTTGGCAGATGATTGGTCTGCTATCTATTGGAACCCGGCTGGGCTTTGTTCTCTTTCAGAAAGAGGGGCTGGTTCTTATCTTGAGTATGCATCCATTAAGGGAAAGGATGGAAATTCAGTGAAGAATGCTTTACCAGAATTGTTTGCTTATTCTTGGGAAAAAGCAAGCTTTAATAAAAAAGATATAAAGACCTCTGCCCTTCTTCCCTCTTTTGGCTTTTGGCAGAAGCTTTCTGGTTGGACACTGGGTGAAGGTCTCTATATTCCCAATGGAAATGCCATTGATTGGGAGGATACAATAAACGATGGCACAGGCACAGCAAAGGCAGAATATCATACAATGCTTTTTGTCTCTGTAGGAAACCTCTCCTTGGCAAAGGAAATAAACGATAATCTTTCCATTGGTTGTGGCTTAAACCTTCTTTATGGCAAACTTGAACTTGAAGCAAAGAAGGATTATAGTGCTCCTCCACCTTTTGACTACAGCCTTTCATCCAAGATGGAGGGAGATGGATGTGGCCTTGAAGGGGTAATTGGATTTTTGTTGAAGGCATCAGATAAGATTTCCATTGGAGGAGTTTTAAGAAGCGGAAGCATCTTGGAGCTTAAAGGAGAGGGAGAAGGGAGTTTTCAATCAGCAATATTGCCAGGAACAGGAAGTGAAAAAAGCAAATATACCCAAAGATTCTCATATCCCTTAACCTGTGGTTTAGGAATAGCTTATAGATTAACCCCAAAGATAACCATAACCTCTGATTGGGCAAGGACAGGATGGAATTCTATGGAAGAGGATGTAGACTTTGAGCTGGATACAGGCTCAGGAACAAGCAAGCTTCTTATGGATAGGGATAAAAGCCTTAATTGGAGCAATACAGATAGATTTAGGGTTGGCATTGAGTATAACCTAAACAACAATTGGACATTAAGGACAGGATTTTACTCTGACCCATCTCCTGTTCCAAAGGATGGCGTTGACATAACCAAGATTATAGATGTAAATGTTAGGTTTATAACATTGGGCGCAAGTTATAAAAGAAATGATTTTGGGATTGATTTTTGCTATGCTAACGCATCTGGCAAGGAGACACTTGAAGGTATAGAATACGAAGAAAAGGGGACAGCGATTGGAATTTCTGGTAGCTATAAATTTTAA
- a CDS encoding retroviral-like aspartic protease family protein: protein MGKVIEKVRMWNVWEEEQIKEGRSLPLEVEAIIDTGATQVLLPIDLVKRLGLKFSGRTKVRYADGRIEEKDVALGLRIEILGRDTISRVIIEKEGAKPLLGQIVLEDTDLLVDCKTGKVIPNPASPDMPLLEEL, encoded by the coding sequence ATGGGTAAGGTGATTGAGAAGGTTAGAATGTGGAATGTGTGGGAAGAAGAGCAAATAAAAGAGGGCAGGTCTTTGCCCCTTGAGGTAGAGGCTATCATTGACACCGGCGCTACTCAGGTCTTACTACCTATTGATTTAGTCAAGCGTCTGGGTCTTAAGTTCTCAGGAAGAACAAAGGTCCGGTATGCCGATGGAAGGATAGAAGAGAAAGATGTGGCCCTTGGGCTAAGGATTGAGATCCTTGGACGAGATACTATATCCAGAGTTATCATCGAAAAAGAGGGTGCAAAACCCTTGCTTGGTCAGATTGTCCTTGAGGATACTGACCTTCTTGTAGACTGCAAAACAGGTAAAGTTATTCCCAATCCTGCATCCCCTGATATGCCACTCTTAGAGGAGCTTTAG
- a CDS encoding SRPBCC family protein — protein MKVENRIVVNSTRDKVFSLVSDFEAWPSFIPAYKEVKIVERKENKMIIERKGEIKGKQVFWRSEVEIFPQNLIKAKQTKGPIPNMEIIWQFEEKEKKTEIVLIHKFRHKILIIGDLIAGIFVKKMADETLKAIKKRVENG, from the coding sequence ATGAAGGTAGAAAATAGAATTGTTGTTAACAGCACAAGGGATAAGGTATTCTCTTTAGTCTCTGACTTTGAGGCTTGGCCTAGTTTTATCCCTGCATATAAAGAGGTTAAAATAGTGGAAAGAAAAGAGAACAAAATGATTATAGAAAGAAAAGGAGAGATTAAAGGAAAGCAAGTATTTTGGAGGTCAGAGGTTGAGATATTCCCCCAAAATCTTATTAAGGCAAAGCAGACTAAAGGTCCAATTCCAAATATGGAGATTATATGGCAATTTGAAGAAAAAGAGAAAAAGACAGAGATTGTTCTTATCCATAAATTTAGGCATAAAATCCTTATAATCGGCGATTTAATAGCAGGGATATTTGTCAAAAAAATGGCAGATGAAACCCTTAAGGCAATAAAAAAGAGGGTTGAAAATGGCTAA